A region from the Oceanidesulfovibrio marinus genome encodes:
- a CDS encoding phasin family protein has protein sequence MDNIFKNGFLTGLGVGLMIKDGVEDSLEELLAKGREKAQGFADRKGKFMEELQKYMDDLEIRGKDQVQSALGEIGLVSREEYEALLARVEQLELSTGHRGAYSEPDAE, from the coding sequence ATGGACAACATTTTCAAGAATGGATTCCTGACCGGCCTCGGCGTGGGCCTGATGATCAAGGACGGCGTGGAAGACTCGCTGGAAGAGCTGCTGGCCAAGGGCAGGGAAAAGGCCCAGGGCTTTGCCGATCGCAAGGGCAAGTTCATGGAAGAGCTGCAGAAGTACATGGACGACCTGGAGATTCGCGGCAAGGACCAGGTGCAGTCCGCCCTCGGCGAGATCGGCCTGGTCAGCCGCGAGGAGTACGAGGCCCTGCTGGCGCGGGTGGAGCAGCTTGAGCTATCCACCGGCCACCGCGGCGCGTACAGCGAGCCGGACGCCGAGTAG
- a CDS encoding ABC1 kinase family protein, producing MQNHTGLLRLSTLKAANRLRVVITVFIKYGFGEISELLGLSRFTRWRCRRNACPISHEMTLWEKIRHIIEELGPTMIKIGQILSMRPDLVPPELTNELQNLQETVPPVAFEAIKTRVERSLGKPLEKVFSSFEQKPIASASLSQVHRAVLRETGETVAVKIKRPGVEKTVEADLDVMAYLASLAHERVYSLKPANLPDVVDEIRKSLMRELDFLNEARNMTYFNHCFENDSTVRAPKVHGKYCTSDVLVMEYVPATRLDKITADKDRRLAIANRGLDCAIKQMLDFGFFHADPHLGNLKLGENDELVFYDFGMVGRFTPEMQSAIVDYIIAVVKSDARRAARVALDMAVKAPPLIDFVRFQSDIMFLLERIRTPINDNPNFGMFLLELTSLCRQYGVSLRSDYILMARALLATEAAGHTICPEFDAVAALKPVALRFMVKRYSVLFSDRPPLGDLDSNLRLISKMPERIDKLFRIMEHGQLKVEMEQHDFGRMVDRMGSIADRIATGLIVASLIVGSSLLFISGLGPKWHGIPILGLVGFTLSGVFGAWLLLRMVFTRK from the coding sequence ATGCAAAACCACACCGGCTTACTCCGACTCTCCACCCTGAAGGCGGCCAACCGGCTCCGCGTCGTCATCACGGTATTCATCAAGTATGGCTTCGGCGAAATCTCGGAGCTGCTCGGGCTGAGCCGTTTCACACGATGGCGCTGCCGGCGGAACGCCTGTCCCATCAGCCACGAGATGACGCTGTGGGAGAAGATCCGCCACATCATCGAGGAGCTCGGCCCCACGATGATCAAAATCGGCCAGATCCTTTCCATGCGTCCGGACCTGGTGCCGCCGGAGCTGACCAACGAGCTCCAGAATCTCCAGGAAACCGTGCCACCCGTGGCGTTCGAGGCCATCAAAACGCGCGTGGAACGGTCATTGGGCAAGCCCCTGGAAAAGGTCTTCTCCAGCTTCGAGCAAAAGCCTATCGCCTCGGCCTCCCTCTCCCAGGTGCACAGGGCCGTGCTGCGCGAGACCGGCGAGACCGTGGCCGTGAAGATCAAGCGACCCGGCGTGGAAAAGACCGTGGAGGCGGACCTGGACGTCATGGCCTACCTCGCCTCCCTGGCGCACGAGCGGGTCTACTCCCTCAAGCCGGCCAACCTGCCGGACGTGGTGGACGAAATACGCAAGTCCCTCATGCGGGAGCTCGACTTTCTCAACGAAGCGCGGAACATGACCTACTTCAACCACTGCTTCGAGAATGATTCCACGGTCCGCGCGCCCAAGGTCCACGGCAAGTACTGCACCAGCGACGTTCTGGTCATGGAGTACGTGCCGGCAACGCGACTGGACAAGATAACGGCCGACAAGGACCGCCGCTTGGCCATCGCCAACCGCGGGCTGGACTGCGCCATCAAGCAGATGCTGGACTTCGGCTTTTTCCACGCCGATCCCCACCTGGGCAACCTCAAACTCGGCGAGAACGACGAGCTCGTGTTCTACGACTTCGGCATGGTGGGCCGCTTCACCCCGGAGATGCAGTCGGCCATCGTGGACTACATCATCGCCGTGGTGAAATCGGACGCCCGCCGCGCCGCCCGCGTGGCCCTGGACATGGCCGTGAAGGCGCCGCCGCTCATCGACTTCGTCCGCTTCCAGTCCGACATCATGTTCCTGCTGGAGCGCATCCGCACGCCCATCAACGACAACCCGAACTTCGGCATGTTCCTGCTGGAGCTCACCAGCCTCTGCCGGCAGTACGGCGTGTCCCTGCGCTCGGACTACATCCTGATGGCGCGCGCCCTGCTGGCCACCGAGGCCGCCGGCCACACCATCTGCCCGGAGTTCGACGCCGTGGCCGCGCTCAAGCCCGTGGCCCTGCGCTTCATGGTCAAGCGCTACTCGGTGCTCTTCTCGGACCGGCCCCCTTTGGGCGACCTGGACAGCAACCTGCGCCTCATCTCCAAGATGCCCGAGCGCATCGACAAGCTTTTCCGGATCATGGAACACGGCCAGCTCAAGGTGGAGATGGAGCAGCACGACTTCGGCCGCATGGTGGACCGCATGGGCTCCATCGCGGACCGCATCGCTACCGGGCTCATCGTGGCTAGCCTCATCGTGGGCTCGTCCCTCTTGTTCATCTCCGGCCTGGGGCCCAAGTGGCACGGCATTCCCATCCTCGGTCTGGTCGGTTTCACCCTGAGCGGCGTCTTCGGCGCATGGCTGCTGCTCCGTATGGTGTTTACACGCAAATAA
- a CDS encoding serine hydrolase yields the protein MRTLIIRILFTTAIVLALCSTALAGNASAPDAVGIAGTGNANAVGNGTALAMPELPPEPVPDAALNAALDRMVRETLAEVSDLAEDRVHVALIDLADPEAPRSAHFHGDEPVYPASVVKMFYMGYVYHLADRGEIEITPELRKQLTQMIRPSSNVATGKIVDTWSDTHEESLMQPDEFREFSEKRNACNRWLQGVLSIEDVNANQKTWGGTIPDAERQFLSGGQFGGPWVNRNSMTALSAARYLQLLAQDRLASPQSCDAMRTLMQRNVAEQPYQRRRIAGGAPEGAKVYSKTGTTSDTFHDAGIIRLPDGHTFVLVTLVTGTGNRGNFIPELTRRVSDHLVTESK from the coding sequence ATGCGCACCCTGATTATCCGTATTCTTTTTACAACGGCCATCGTCCTTGCCCTCTGCTCCACAGCCCTGGCCGGCAACGCCTCCGCACCTGATGCCGTGGGCATAGCCGGCACAGGCAACGCCAATGCCGTGGGCAACGGTACTGCCCTGGCAATGCCGGAGCTGCCGCCGGAGCCCGTGCCCGACGCCGCCCTGAACGCCGCGCTGGACCGCATGGTCCGCGAGACCCTGGCCGAGGTCTCCGACCTTGCCGAGGACCGCGTGCACGTGGCGCTCATCGATCTGGCCGACCCAGAAGCTCCGCGCTCTGCCCACTTCCATGGCGACGAGCCGGTCTACCCGGCCAGCGTGGTGAAGATGTTCTACATGGGCTACGTCTACCACTTGGCGGATCGCGGCGAGATCGAGATCACCCCGGAGCTGCGCAAGCAGCTCACCCAGATGATCCGGCCCTCCTCCAACGTGGCTACGGGCAAGATCGTGGACACCTGGAGCGACACCCACGAGGAGAGCCTGATGCAGCCCGACGAGTTCCGGGAGTTCTCGGAAAAGCGCAACGCCTGCAACCGCTGGCTCCAAGGCGTGCTGAGCATCGAGGACGTGAACGCCAACCAGAAGACGTGGGGCGGGACCATTCCGGACGCCGAGCGCCAGTTCCTCAGCGGCGGGCAGTTCGGCGGCCCCTGGGTGAACCGCAACTCCATGACCGCCCTGTCCGCGGCGCGCTACCTCCAGCTCCTGGCCCAGGACAGGCTTGCCTCGCCCCAGAGCTGCGACGCCATGCGCACCCTGATGCAGCGCAACGTGGCCGAGCAGCCCTACCAGAGACGCCGCATCGCCGGCGGCGCGCCCGAGGGCGCCAAGGTCTACTCCAAGACCGGCACCACCAGCGACACCTTCCACGACGCCGGCATCATCCGCCTGCCAGACGGCCATACCTTTGTCCTGGTCACTCTGGTCACCGGCACGGGCAACAGAGGGAACTTCATCCCCGAGCTCACCCGCCGCGTCAGCGACCACCTCGTCACCGAATCGAAATGA
- a CDS encoding PP2C family protein-serine/threonine phosphatase — translation MVKIEVAALSDVGRRRKSNEDSYLIDRDLGLYLVADGMGGHMAGEVASALAVEVFGESLRRTAGSEFSAAERLRFAMNAANRTVRGKSLANPLWSGMGTTITALLQDKSGFVIANVGDSPAYLQRNGTTTCVSQIHTVAEERGVPEGGFPSSIYYHILTRSIGTRSDVEPYITPLDLQLGDIVVLCSDGLSDKMEGHEIMRIATFSTPTSACRQLVEIANERGGEDNITVVVLRLT, via the coding sequence ATGGTCAAAATCGAGGTCGCCGCGCTCTCCGACGTGGGCCGGCGCAGAAAGTCCAACGAGGATTCCTACCTCATCGACCGTGACCTGGGCCTCTACCTGGTGGCTGACGGCATGGGCGGGCACATGGCCGGCGAAGTGGCCAGCGCCCTGGCCGTGGAGGTGTTCGGCGAGTCTCTGCGCCGCACCGCCGGGAGCGAATTCTCGGCGGCCGAGCGATTGCGCTTCGCCATGAACGCGGCCAACCGCACCGTCCGCGGCAAGTCCCTCGCCAACCCCTTGTGGAGCGGCATGGGCACCACTATCACCGCCCTGCTCCAGGACAAGTCCGGCTTTGTCATCGCCAATGTGGGCGACAGCCCGGCCTATCTGCAACGCAACGGGACCACCACCTGCGTCAGCCAGATACACACCGTGGCCGAGGAGCGCGGCGTACCCGAAGGCGGCTTCCCCTCCTCCATCTACTACCACATCCTCACCCGCTCCATCGGCACCCGCTCGGACGTGGAGCCGTACATCACGCCCCTGGACCTGCAGCTGGGCGACATCGTGGTGCTCTGCAGCGACGGCCTCTCCGACAAGATGGAGGGCCACGAGATCATGCGCATCGCCACCTTCTCCACCCCCACATCGGCCTGCCGCCAGCTGGTGGAGATCGCCAACGAGCGCGGCGGCGAGGACAACATCACCGTGGTCGTGCTGCGACTGACCTGA
- a CDS encoding PP2C family protein-serine/threonine phosphatase, translated as MPIAIYTHASGTTDVGRRRDTNQDTFFIDEGLGLFLVADGMGGRQGGGVASKLVVQTISSVLRRHLDHDAPAPDPNEPLLLNDGEDTHLAKRGRLLKGAFLASNRAVFEKSTKHPALRGMGSTAAAVLLDNDMLEVANVGDSPIYLARNGEIHLISVVHTVEAEHAAKIASGELDPDSPPLDRRYRHVLTRAVGVAPTLKVQMRKVQIQDGDILLLCSDGLSNKLDPDEMLPVVTQHEPAAACRELVDMANERGGEDNICVIVVRLRAMETETHEEEEDDGFRVKPSIFTIMGRLLGKG; from the coding sequence GTGCCCATCGCCATCTATACACACGCCTCCGGAACCACCGATGTCGGCCGACGACGAGACACGAACCAGGATACTTTTTTTATCGATGAAGGCCTTGGGCTCTTCCTGGTGGCGGACGGCATGGGCGGACGCCAAGGTGGCGGCGTTGCCAGCAAGCTTGTGGTGCAGACCATCAGCTCGGTGTTGCGGCGTCATCTGGACCACGATGCGCCGGCCCCGGACCCCAATGAGCCCCTGCTGCTGAACGACGGGGAAGACACCCACCTTGCCAAACGGGGCCGCCTCCTGAAAGGAGCCTTCCTGGCCTCCAACCGCGCCGTGTTCGAGAAATCCACCAAGCATCCGGCCCTGCGGGGCATGGGCTCCACCGCAGCTGCCGTGCTGCTGGACAACGACATGCTGGAAGTGGCCAACGTGGGCGACAGCCCCATCTACCTGGCGCGGAACGGCGAGATACACCTGATCTCCGTGGTCCACACCGTGGAGGCCGAGCACGCCGCCAAAATAGCTTCCGGCGAGCTGGATCCGGATTCCCCGCCCCTGGACAGGCGCTACCGCCACGTGCTCACCCGCGCCGTAGGCGTGGCCCCCACCCTGAAAGTCCAGATGCGCAAGGTGCAGATTCAGGACGGCGACATACTACTGCTCTGCTCCGACGGACTTTCCAACAAGCTGGACCCGGACGAGATGCTGCCTGTCGTCACACAGCACGAGCCGGCAGCGGCCTGCCGCGAGCTGGTGGACATGGCCAACGAGCGCGGCGGCGAGGACAACATCTGCGTCATCGTGGTCCGGCTGCGCGCCATGGAAACCGAGACCCACGAGGAAGAAGAGGACGACGGCTTCCGCGTCAAGCCGAGCATCTTCACCATCATGGGCCGCCTCCTGGGCAAGGGATAA
- a CDS encoding 4Fe-4S double cluster binding domain-containing protein — protein MNDTRHIRDELQQRAREWGADIVRIADTSRLAGIETEPADLLDGFPRAVTMAVHLADGIMDQITDGPTPLYSSHYQRVNALLDDIAVRVAGFLQSHGAKAMPIPASQILDYERFVSYISHKAVAIAGGLGWQGKSLLLVTPQFGPRVRLVTVLTNMDLPADEPVKNRCGTCTSCTDACPAGAIRNVNTTLHYATREEAIDFDACLQQLETFGQLEHINPYICGVCIAVCPWGKKKARKAKAA, from the coding sequence ATGAACGATACCCGGCACATCCGCGACGAGCTGCAACAACGCGCCCGGGAATGGGGCGCCGATATCGTACGAATCGCCGACACCTCCCGGCTGGCAGGCATCGAGACCGAGCCGGCCGACCTGCTGGACGGCTTTCCACGCGCCGTGACCATGGCCGTGCACCTGGCCGACGGCATCATGGACCAGATCACCGACGGCCCCACGCCGCTATACTCCTCCCACTACCAGCGGGTGAACGCCCTGCTGGACGACATCGCCGTGCGCGTGGCCGGCTTCCTCCAGTCCCACGGCGCGAAAGCCATGCCCATCCCGGCCAGCCAGATTCTCGACTACGAGCGCTTCGTCTCCTACATCTCGCACAAGGCCGTGGCCATTGCCGGCGGCCTCGGTTGGCAGGGCAAGTCCCTCCTGCTGGTCACGCCCCAGTTCGGCCCGCGCGTGCGGCTGGTGACCGTGCTGACCAATATGGACCTGCCGGCCGACGAGCCCGTCAAAAATCGCTGCGGCACCTGCACCTCCTGCACCGACGCCTGCCCGGCCGGCGCCATCCGCAACGTGAACACCACCCTGCACTACGCCACCCGCGAGGAGGCCATCGACTTCGACGCCTGCCTCCAGCAGCTCGAAACTTTTGGCCAACTCGAGCACATCAACCCCTATATCTGCGGCGTCTGCATAGCTGTCTGCCCCTGGGGGAAGAAAAAGGCACGGAAAGCAAAGGCGGCCTGA
- a CDS encoding DNA-3-methyladenine glycosylase I, translating to MKRCDWAANASSLDIQYHDEQWGVPVHDDTLLFEMLVLEGAQAGLSWSTILKKRDGYREAFANFDAATVAQYSDAQIEALLQNPDIVRNRLKVTAAVTNARCFLDVQKEFGSFDAYIWSFVDGHPVNNAWETMADIPAQTPASEAMSKALKKRGFRFVGPTICYAFMQATGMVNDHVVSCFRYPEIVALHQEN from the coding sequence ATGAAACGATGCGATTGGGCCGCAAACGCCTCGTCCCTGGATATCCAGTACCACGACGAGCAATGGGGCGTGCCCGTACACGACGACACCCTGCTCTTTGAAATGCTTGTGCTGGAAGGCGCCCAGGCCGGGCTCAGCTGGTCCACCATCCTCAAGAAACGCGACGGCTACCGCGAGGCCTTCGCCAACTTCGACGCCGCGACTGTGGCGCAGTACTCCGACGCACAAATCGAAGCCCTGCTCCAGAACCCCGACATCGTGCGCAACCGGCTCAAGGTCACAGCCGCCGTGACCAACGCCCGCTGCTTCCTCGACGTCCAGAAGGAGTTCGGCAGCTTCGACGCTTATATCTGGAGCTTCGTCGATGGCCATCCGGTCAACAACGCCTGGGAAACCATGGCCGACATCCCGGCCCAGACCCCGGCGTCCGAGGCCATGAGCAAGGCCCTCAAGAAACGCGGCTTCCGCTTTGTCGGCCCCACCATCTGCTACGCCTTCATGCAGGCCACCGGCATGGTCAACGACCACGTCGTCTCCTGCTTCCGCTATCCGGAGATTGTTGCGCTGCATCAGGAAAATTAA
- the pal gene encoding peptidoglycan-associated lipoprotein Pal: MNQSEFEARNLSESQRIVLSEKIYFAFDSFELSPEARAVLDRKAQLIRTKPNLKVLIEGHCDERGTQEYNLALGERRAKAAEKYLVMLGVPTMQIETVSYGEERPAVIGHNENAWAQNRRDEFQAVW, encoded by the coding sequence ATGAACCAGAGCGAATTCGAAGCCCGCAACCTGTCCGAGTCGCAACGTATCGTTCTGAGCGAAAAAATTTACTTCGCCTTCGACAGCTTTGAGCTCTCCCCCGAAGCCCGCGCGGTCCTGGATCGCAAGGCCCAGCTCATCCGCACCAAGCCGAATCTCAAGGTGCTCATCGAAGGCCACTGCGACGAGCGCGGCACCCAGGAGTACAACCTGGCCTTGGGCGAACGCCGCGCCAAAGCCGCCGAGAAGTACCTGGTCATGCTCGGCGTGCCCACCATGCAGATCGAAACTGTGAGCTACGGCGAAGAGCGCCCCGCGGTTATCGGCCACAACGAGAACGCCTGGGCCCAGAACCGCCGCGACGAGTTCCAGGCCGTCTGGTAA
- a CDS encoding translocation protein TolB, producing the protein MRAHRILTSLAFAIMLTLCLAASALAQKAELNINIYGAGESRSFIALADPMTTPNGAAPPLAGELQNLIHTNLSFLPFLGIVPSQSVLGGTRLNGVTRETIDFRRFQLAGADYLLSTGWPSPNTVELRVYEAFGTNLVVGKAYAQVDKQTLPRVADKFCAALMEALTGSGEFFRSTLAFVRASGPGTNRNIYTVRPTGRELRQISNVEGACLSPAWSPNGNAIAFSIVAERYHYLGLWQGGEVKKMRFPGNTVISPDFLPSGQLAVSLTRKTQPDIYLLGADLKVQRPLVEDASINVSPSFSKDGRLMAYVSDRFGSPHIFVRNLAGGTDQRITYSGYNTDPSISPDGSLVVFTRMTGSGHRIFLFDMKTGREQQITFGPGSDEQPSFAPDNYFIAFASSRSGSKQIFLTTRHGTEPIQVPTGGPANFPAWGLTDAP; encoded by the coding sequence GTGCGCGCCCACCGTATCCTGACCTCCCTCGCGTTTGCGATCATGCTGACTCTGTGCCTGGCCGCTTCCGCCCTTGCACAGAAAGCAGAGCTGAACATCAATATCTACGGCGCCGGCGAGTCCCGGTCGTTCATCGCCCTGGCCGATCCCATGACCACGCCCAACGGCGCGGCGCCGCCCCTGGCCGGCGAGCTGCAGAACCTCATCCACACCAACCTGAGCTTCCTGCCGTTCCTGGGCATCGTGCCCAGCCAGAGCGTGCTCGGCGGCACCCGGCTCAACGGCGTGACTCGCGAGACCATCGACTTCAGGCGGTTCCAGCTTGCCGGAGCAGACTACCTGCTCTCCACGGGCTGGCCCTCGCCCAACACGGTGGAGCTGCGCGTGTACGAGGCCTTTGGCACCAACCTGGTGGTGGGCAAGGCCTACGCCCAGGTAGACAAGCAGACCCTGCCCCGCGTGGCCGACAAGTTCTGCGCCGCGCTCATGGAGGCGCTCACCGGCAGCGGCGAGTTTTTCCGCTCCACCCTGGCCTTTGTCCGGGCCAGCGGCCCCGGCACCAACCGCAACATCTACACGGTGCGGCCCACCGGCCGGGAGCTCCGGCAGATATCCAACGTGGAGGGCGCGTGCCTCTCCCCGGCGTGGTCGCCCAACGGCAACGCCATCGCCTTCAGCATCGTGGCGGAGCGCTACCACTACCTCGGCCTGTGGCAGGGCGGCGAGGTGAAGAAGATGCGCTTCCCCGGCAACACGGTCATCAGCCCGGACTTCCTGCCCTCGGGCCAGCTTGCCGTGAGCCTGACGCGCAAGACCCAGCCGGACATCTACCTGCTGGGGGCCGACCTCAAGGTGCAGCGCCCGCTGGTGGAGGACGCCTCCATCAACGTCTCGCCCAGCTTCTCCAAGGACGGCCGGCTCATGGCCTATGTCTCGGACCGCTTCGGCTCGCCCCACATCTTCGTGCGCAACCTGGCCGGCGGCACGGACCAGCGCATCACCTACTCCGGCTACAACACCGACCCGTCCATCAGCCCGGACGGCTCCCTCGTGGTCTTCACGCGCATGACCGGCTCCGGCCACCGCATCTTCCTCTTCGACATGAAGACCGGCCGCGAGCAGCAGATAACCTTCGGCCCCGGCAGCGACGAGCAGCCCTCCTTTGCCCCGGACAACTACTTCATCGCCTTCGCTTCCTCGCGCTCCGGCTCCAAGCAGATATTCCTGACCACCCGCCACGGCACGGAGCCCATCCAGGTTCCCACAGGCGGGCCGGCCAACTTCCCGGCATGGGGACTGACGGACGCGCCATAA
- a CDS encoding TonB family protein — MRTIPLLLSILVHVTVLAAVILGGGLGGSKPIDLTQQVYTVDIVGTPGLPLGPKGAPDKPESAEPEGGPAKPAAKEIAAEPVPEVKPEPQPAPQAQPVEKGKVISAEKKDLPKKPEAKPEPKPEPKPEKKVAEKKPEPEPEKKPEPEKKVEKKQEQPKKQVAKKTTPKRPSSRDIIASALNAAKKEAASQEAEARAELERELEALKGSVGGGEGEGVGPGRGTGGGRGGGGGADPLTAYGNYVRNLIKQYWALPPIIDRSMNYSAVVRVTVDRNGNIQQFYVQNSSGRQDFDLSTIKAIKMAQQHAMLEPPPINGDIALNITFNSQEM; from the coding sequence ATGCGCACAATACCTCTGCTTCTCTCCATCCTGGTGCACGTCACGGTCCTCGCCGCGGTCATTCTCGGCGGCGGCCTTGGCGGCTCCAAACCTATTGATCTCACCCAACAGGTGTACACGGTGGATATCGTGGGCACGCCGGGGCTCCCCCTGGGCCCCAAGGGCGCTCCGGACAAGCCGGAATCGGCCGAGCCCGAAGGCGGACCGGCCAAGCCCGCGGCCAAGGAGATAGCGGCCGAGCCCGTGCCCGAGGTCAAACCGGAGCCGCAGCCCGCGCCCCAGGCCCAGCCCGTGGAAAAGGGCAAGGTCATCAGCGCCGAGAAAAAGGACCTGCCCAAGAAGCCGGAGGCCAAGCCCGAGCCGAAACCGGAGCCCAAGCCCGAGAAGAAGGTCGCCGAGAAAAAGCCCGAGCCTGAGCCTGAGAAAAAGCCGGAGCCTGAAAAGAAGGTCGAGAAGAAGCAGGAGCAGCCCAAGAAGCAGGTTGCCAAGAAGACCACGCCCAAGCGGCCCTCCTCGCGCGACATCATCGCTTCGGCCCTGAACGCCGCCAAGAAGGAGGCCGCCTCCCAGGAAGCCGAGGCCCGCGCCGAGCTGGAACGCGAGCTTGAAGCGCTCAAGGGCTCGGTGGGCGGCGGCGAAGGAGAAGGCGTCGGCCCCGGACGCGGCACAGGCGGCGGACGCGGCGGCGGTGGCGGCGCAGACCCCCTCACGGCCTACGGCAACTACGTGCGAAATCTCATCAAGCAGTACTGGGCCCTGCCGCCGATCATTGACCGTTCCATGAACTACTCCGCCGTTGTACGCGTTACCGTGGACCGCAATGGGAACATCCAGCAGTTCTACGTGCAGAACTCGTCCGGCCGGCAGGACTTCGACCTGTCCACCATCAAGGCGATCAAGATGGCGCAGCAGCATGCCATGCTCGAACCTCCGCCCATCAACGGCGACATTGCCCTGAACATCACTTTCAACTCGCAGGAGATGTAA
- a CDS encoding ExbD/TolR family protein produces the protein MAIQTRSAGGMLSDINVTPFVDVMLVLLIIFMVTAPMLTQGLDVQLPQTRTVEVLPTDSDHLVLNIARDGAMTLDQYPVTLENLKAQVEVNVIAQKKQLFLKADKDVPYGVVVGAMGEIKAAGLEKLGVVAEPDLGAPDAAPAGANAPAGQAAPAQPQSQNASGS, from the coding sequence ATGGCCATCCAGACCCGTTCCGCCGGGGGCATGCTCTCCGACATTAACGTGACTCCGTTCGTGGACGTCATGCTCGTGCTGCTGATCATCTTCATGGTCACGGCCCCCATGCTGACCCAGGGCCTTGACGTGCAGCTGCCCCAGACGCGCACCGTGGAGGTTCTGCCCACGGACTCCGACCATCTCGTGCTGAACATAGCCCGCGACGGCGCCATGACCCTGGACCAGTACCCGGTGACCCTGGAGAATCTTAAGGCCCAGGTGGAAGTCAACGTGATCGCCCAGAAAAAGCAGCTCTTCCTCAAGGCGGACAAGGACGTGCCCTACGGCGTCGTGGTCGGCGCCATGGGCGAGATCAAGGCAGCAGGCCTGGAGAAGCTCGGCGTGGTGGCGGAACCCGACCTTGGGGCTCCGGACGCTGCTCCTGCCGGCGCGAATGCTCCTGCCGGACAGGCGGCCCCGGCCCAACCGCAATCTCAGAACGCTTCCGGCTCGTAG
- the tolQ gene encoding protein TolQ: MEMGLWALVSQATIVVKAVMILLAVMSLTSWAIIFTKAFTLTGARRKVRRDTDEFLDADDLHGAIARMGRDQNSPAYRVAVEGVTELNRFGEMSDDTPYEALNENLDRALSRGVQGESANMSGSLPFLATCANAAPFIGLFGTVWGIMHSFHQIGQMKTAALAAVAPGISEALIATAIGLAVAIPATVAYNYFMGIIGGVDAELSSFAGVFMNRVQRELPVLMGDEEAQAPTRRQAEKRFTDR, translated from the coding sequence ATGGAAATGGGGTTATGGGCGCTCGTTAGCCAGGCCACCATCGTGGTCAAAGCGGTGATGATCCTGCTGGCTGTGATGTCCCTCACCAGTTGGGCCATCATATTCACCAAGGCATTTACGCTGACCGGCGCGCGCCGCAAGGTGCGCCGCGACACCGACGAGTTCCTGGACGCCGACGACCTGCACGGCGCCATCGCCCGCATGGGCCGCGACCAGAACTCCCCGGCATACCGCGTGGCCGTGGAAGGCGTCACCGAGCTGAACCGTTTCGGCGAGATGAGCGACGACACGCCGTACGAGGCGCTCAACGAGAACCTCGACCGCGCCCTCTCGCGCGGGGTGCAAGGCGAAAGCGCGAACATGTCGGGCTCCCTGCCCTTCCTGGCCACCTGCGCCAACGCCGCGCCCTTCATCGGCCTCTTCGGCACGGTCTGGGGCATCATGCATTCCTTCCACCAGATCGGACAAATGAAGACGGCGGCCCTCGCCGCCGTGGCGCCCGGCATCTCCGAAGCGCTCATCGCCACGGCCATCGGCCTTGCCGTGGCCATTCCGGCCACCGTGGCCTACAACTACTTCATGGGCATCATCGGCGGCGTGGACGCCGAGCTCTCCAGCTTCGCCGGCGTGTTCATGAACCGCGTACAGCGCGAGCTGCCGGTCCTGATGGGCGATGAAGAGGCACAGGCCCCGACCCGCCGCCAAGCCGAGAAACGCTTTACGGACCGCTGA